A genomic window from Camelina sativa cultivar DH55 chromosome 2, Cs, whole genome shotgun sequence includes:
- the LOC104737961 gene encoding dehydrodolichyl diphosphate synthase 8-like, with amino-acid sequence MNNTQEEVGEFTQIFNALMSLMRKFIFRVLRVGPIPTNISFIMDGNRRFAKKRNLEGLDAGHRAGFVSVKYILQYCKEIGVPYVTLYAFGMDNFKRGPEEVKCLMDLMLEKVELTIEQALTGNMNGVRIIFAGDLDSLNERFRAATQRLMQLTEDNRDLIVVVCVAYSTSQEIVHSVRESCIRKTKTGDDPVVLKVSDLEESMYTSAVPDPDLVIRTGGGDRLSNFMTWQTSRSLLHRTEALWPELGLWHLVWAILKFQRMQDYLQKKKKLD; translated from the coding sequence ATGAATAATACCCAAGAAGAAGTAGGGGAATTCACTCAAATCTTCAACGCTCTGATGAGTCTAATGAGGAAATTTATTTTCAGAGTTCTACGCGTTGGTCCAATCCCTACTAATATCTCATTCATCATGGATGGAAACCGCAGGTTCGCCAAGAAACGCAATCTTGAAGGCCTAGACGCAGGACACAGAGCCGGTTTCGTATCAGTGAAATATATTCTTCAATACTGCAAAGAGATTGGTGTACCTTACGTTACACTCTACGCCTTTGGTATGGATAATTTCAAGAGAGGACCTGAAGAAGTCAAGTGCCTTATGGATCTAATGCTGGAGAAAGTCGAGCTCACGATCGAACAAGCTCTAACCGGAAATATGAACGGCGTGAGAATAATCTTTGCCGGTGATTTGGATTCCTTAAACGAGCGTTTTAGAGCTGCGACGCAGAGACTGATGCAGCTCACGGAGGATAATAGAGATCTTATTGTTGTGGTTTGCGTTGCTTACAGCACAAGTCAAGAGATTGTTCATTCTGTTCGAGAATCTTGCATTAGAAAGACTAAAACTGGAGATGATCCTGTAGTTTTAAAGGTGAGTGATCTTGAAGAGTCTATGTATACATCAGCTGTTCCAGATCCGGATCTTGTGATAAGAACCGGTGGAGGAGATCGGCTGAGTAACTTCATGACGTGGCAAACTTCGAGGTCACTTCTTCACAGAACAGAGGCTCTTTGGCCGGAGTTAGGGCTCTGGCATTTGGTTTGGGCCATTCTTAAATTCCAGAGAATGCAAGATtacttgcagaagaagaagaagctcgatTAA
- the LOC104737969 gene encoding uncharacterized protein LOC104737969, producing MSRVLVTIIVLVSVFAVVSAAKKGAYDAASTNYKVLYPLGSGQERVQCLARGSCNQKILTCPKECPERKPQMNKKEKACFIDCSSKCEVTCKWRIANCNGYGSLCYDPRFVGGDGVMFYFHGNKDGNFAIVSDENLQINAHFIGTRPAGRTRDFTWVQAFSVMFDSHNLVIAAKKVSSWDDSVDSLVVRWNGEEVEVPTGGEAEWRMDLEEREVVVERTDERNNVRVTVSGIVQMDIKVRPIGKEEDRVHNYQLPKDDVFAHLETQFKFFNLSDLVEGVLGKTYRPGYVSPVKTGVPMPMMGGEEKYQTPSLFSPLCNVCRFQGKPGPGVAKY from the exons atgtcgAGGGTCCTTGTGACTATTATCGTTCTTGTCTCTGTTTTCGCGGTTGTTTCAGCAGCGAAGAAAGGTGCTTATGATGCAGCTTCAACGAACTACAAGGTTTTGTATCCACTTGGCTCGGGCCAAGAGCGAGTTCAATGCTTGGCAAGAGGATCTTGTAACCAAAAGATCCTCACTTGTCCTAAGGAATGCCCCGAGAGGAAACCACAGAtgaacaaaaaggaaaaagcttgTTTCATTGATTGTAGCAGCAAATGTGAAGTCACCTGCAAAT GGAGGATAGCAAACTGCAACGGATATGGATCTTTGTGTTACGACCCGAGATTTGTGGGAGGAGACGGTGTGATGTTCTACTTCCACGGAAACAAAGACGGGAACTTCGCCATCGTCTCTGACGAGAATCTTCAAATTAATGCACATTTCATTGGTACAAGACCTGCTGGTAGAACCAGAGACTTCACATGGGTTCAAGCCTTCTCAGTGATGTTCGATAGTCACAACCTCGTCATCGCGGCCAAGAAGGTTTCGTCTTGGGACGATTCTGTAGACTCTCTCGTGGTGAGATGGAACggagaagaagttgaagttcCAACTGGAGGTGAAGCAGAGTGGAGAATGGATCTTGAAGAAAGGGAAGTTGTTGTTGAGAGAACAGATGAGAGGAATAACGTGAGAGTCACGGTATCTGGGATTGTTCAGATGGATATTAAGGTTAGACCAAttgggaaagaagaagatagagttCATAACTATCAGCTTCCTAAAGATGATGTTTTTGCTCATCTAGAGACTCAGTTTAAGTTTTTCAACCTGAGTGATCTCGTCGAGGGAGTTTTGGGTAAAACATATCGGCCTGGATACGTTAGTCCGGTTAAGACCGGAGTCCCTATGCCGATGATGGGTGGAGAAGAAAAATACCAAACTCCTTCTCTGTTCTCACCTCTCTGTAATGTCTGCAGGTTCCAAGGAAAACCTGGTCCTGGAGTGGCTAAGTACTAA